A DNA window from Streptomyces canus contains the following coding sequences:
- a CDS encoding acyl-CoA carboxylase epsilon subunit, which translates to MNIKVVRGNPTPEELAAALAVVRARAAAATTTPSGAEEQSAAWSDPSRIAGHRLPQPGPASWARTYWPG; encoded by the coding sequence ATGAACATCAAGGTCGTACGGGGTAACCCCACCCCTGAGGAGCTCGCCGCCGCCCTGGCGGTGGTCCGGGCCCGCGCCGCGGCGGCGACGACAACGCCGTCCGGCGCCGAGGAGCAAAGCGCCGCGTGGTCCGACCCGTCACGGATCGCGGGCCACCGCCTGCCCCAGCCAGGGCCCGCCTCGTGGGCGCGCACCTACTGGCCGGGGTAG
- a CDS encoding acetyl/propionyl/methylcrotonyl-CoA carboxylase subunit alpha, whose translation MRKVLIANRGEIAVRVARACRDAGIASVAVYADPDRDALHVRAADEAFALGGDTPATSYLDIGKVLGAARESGADAIHPGYGFLSENAEFAQAVLDAGLIWIGPPPQAIRDLGDKVAARHIAQRAGAPLVAGTPDPVSGADEVVAFAQEHGLPIAIKAAFGGGGRGLKVARTLEEVPELYDSAVREAVAAFGRGECFVERYLDKPRHVETQCLADTHGNVVVVSTRDCSLQRRHQKLVEEAPAPFLSDAQVAELYSSSKAILKEAGYVGAGTVEFLVGMDGTISFLEVNTRLQVEHPVTEEVAGIDLVREMFRIADGEELGYGDPELRGHSFEFRINGEDPGRGFLPAPGTVTRFEAPSGPGVRLDAGVESGSVIGPAWDSLLAKLIVTGATREQALQRAARALEEFQVEGMATAIPFHRKVVTDPAFAPELTGSGDPFTVHTRWIETEFVNDIKPFAAPTETEADEDADRETIVVEVGGKRLEVSLPVSLGMSLARTGLAAGAKPKRRAAKKSGPVASGDTLASPMQGTIVKIAVEEGQEVQEGDLVVVLEAMKMEQPLNAHKAGTIKGLSAEVGASITSGAAICEIKD comes from the coding sequence GTGCGCAAGGTGCTCATCGCCAACCGTGGCGAAATCGCTGTCCGCGTTGCCCGGGCCTGCCGGGATGCCGGTATCGCGAGCGTGGCCGTGTACGCCGACCCGGACCGGGACGCTCTGCATGTCCGCGCCGCGGATGAGGCGTTCGCCCTGGGCGGTGACACCCCGGCCACCAGCTATCTGGACATCGGCAAGGTCCTGGGCGCCGCGCGCGAGTCGGGCGCGGACGCCATCCATCCCGGCTACGGCTTCCTCTCCGAGAACGCCGAGTTCGCGCAGGCGGTCCTGGACGCGGGCCTGATCTGGATCGGCCCGCCCCCGCAGGCCATCCGCGACCTCGGTGACAAGGTCGCCGCCCGGCACATCGCCCAGCGGGCCGGTGCCCCGCTGGTGGCCGGCACGCCGGACCCGGTCTCGGGCGCCGACGAGGTCGTGGCGTTCGCCCAGGAGCACGGCCTGCCGATCGCCATCAAGGCCGCCTTCGGCGGCGGCGGACGCGGCCTGAAGGTCGCCCGCACCCTCGAAGAGGTCCCCGAGCTCTACGACTCCGCCGTGCGCGAGGCGGTCGCCGCGTTCGGCCGCGGCGAGTGCTTCGTGGAGCGCTACCTGGACAAGCCCCGCCACGTGGAGACCCAGTGCCTGGCCGACACCCACGGCAACGTGGTCGTCGTCTCCACCCGCGACTGCTCGCTGCAGCGCCGCCACCAGAAGCTGGTCGAGGAGGCTCCCGCGCCCTTCCTGTCCGACGCTCAGGTCGCCGAGCTGTACTCGTCCTCCAAGGCCATCCTCAAGGAGGCCGGCTACGTCGGCGCCGGCACGGTGGAGTTCCTGGTCGGCATGGACGGCACGATCTCCTTCCTGGAGGTCAACACCCGCCTCCAGGTGGAGCACCCGGTCACCGAAGAGGTCGCCGGCATCGACCTGGTGCGCGAGATGTTCCGCATCGCCGACGGCGAGGAACTCGGCTACGGCGATCCCGAACTGCGCGGCCACTCCTTCGAGTTCCGCATCAACGGCGAGGACCCGGGCCGGGGCTTCCTGCCCGCGCCCGGCACCGTCACCCGCTTCGAGGCGCCGTCCGGCCCGGGTGTGCGCCTGGACGCCGGTGTCGAGTCCGGCAGCGTCATCGGCCCCGCGTGGGACTCCCTGCTGGCCAAGCTGATCGTCACCGGCGCCACCCGCGAGCAGGCCCTCCAGCGTGCCGCCCGCGCCCTGGAGGAGTTCCAGGTCGAGGGCATGGCCACCGCCATCCCCTTCCACCGCAAGGTGGTCACCGATCCGGCGTTCGCCCCGGAGCTGACCGGCTCCGGTGACCCGTTCACGGTCCACACCCGCTGGATCGAGACCGAGTTCGTCAACGACATCAAGCCCTTCGCCGCCCCCACCGAAACCGAGGCCGACGAGGACGCGGACCGCGAGACGATCGTCGTCGAGGTCGGCGGCAAGCGCCTGGAAGTCTCCCTGCCGGTCTCCCTGGGCATGTCGCTGGCCCGCACCGGCCTCGCCGCCGGGGCCAAGCCCAAGCGCCGCGCGGCCAAGAAGTCCGGGCCCGTCGCCTCAGGTGACACCCTCGCCTCCCCGATGCAGGGCACCATCGTCAAGATCGCCGTCGAGGAGGGCCAGGAGGTCCAGGAGGGCGACCTCGTCGTCGTCCTCGAAGCGATGAAGATGGAACAGCCCCTCAACGCCCACAAGGCCGGCACCATCAAGGGCCTGTCCGCGGAGGTCGGCGCGTCGATCACTTCGGGCGCGGCGATCTGCGAGATCAAGGACTGA
- a CDS encoding DeoR/GlpR family DNA-binding transcription regulator, whose protein sequence is MFAAERRQLILEMVRANGAVSLRELARVVQTSEVTVRRDVRALEAEGLLDRRHGGAVLPGGFTRESGFPQKSHLATAEKTAIADLAAGLVEEGEAIVVGAGTTTQELARRLARVPGLTVVTNSLLVAQALAHANRVEVVMTGGTLRGSNYALVGSGAEQSLQGLRVSRAFLSGSGLTAERGLSTSNMLSASVDRALVQAAAEVVVLADHTKLGTDTMFQTVPTDLITRLVTDEPPAHDDRAATELQALADQGVQIAVAGASGAPGGDQVPARQQQRRDVPLPGPRRGQVSSPGPALRTATALGEPIPGAERARVADLRRR, encoded by the coding sequence GTGTTCGCTGCAGAACGTCGCCAATTGATCCTCGAAATGGTGCGAGCCAACGGGGCTGTATCGCTCCGTGAGCTCGCCCGCGTCGTCCAGACCTCCGAAGTGACCGTACGGCGGGACGTGCGCGCACTGGAGGCAGAAGGACTCCTCGACCGCCGACATGGCGGTGCGGTATTGCCGGGCGGGTTCACGCGAGAGTCCGGCTTTCCGCAGAAATCGCATCTCGCGACCGCCGAGAAGACGGCCATCGCCGATCTCGCCGCGGGGCTCGTAGAAGAAGGCGAGGCCATTGTGGTGGGGGCGGGTACCACCACCCAGGAGCTGGCGCGCCGGCTCGCCCGGGTTCCCGGGTTGACCGTCGTGACCAATTCCCTTCTGGTGGCCCAGGCGCTCGCCCATGCCAACCGGGTGGAGGTCGTGATGACCGGCGGCACCCTGCGCGGTTCCAACTACGCACTGGTGGGTTCGGGCGCGGAACAGTCGCTCCAGGGGCTCAGGGTCTCGCGGGCCTTCCTCTCCGGGAGCGGGCTCACCGCCGAGCGCGGTCTTTCCACGTCCAACATGCTGTCGGCGTCCGTGGACCGGGCGCTGGTGCAGGCCGCCGCGGAGGTCGTGGTCCTCGCCGACCACACCAAGCTCGGTACGGACACGATGTTCCAGACCGTGCCGACGGACCTGATCACCCGGCTTGTCACCGACGAGCCCCCGGCCCACGACGACCGGGCCGCCACGGAACTCCAGGCGCTCGCCGACCAGGGGGTGCAGATCGCCGTGGCCGGCGCGTCGGGAGCACCGGGGGGTGACCAGGTCCCGGCGCGGCAGCAACAGCGCCGGGACGTGCCCCTGCCAGGCCCCCGCCGCGGCCAGGTCTCCTCACCGGGTCCCGCTCTTCGCACGGCCACGGCCCTGGGTGAGCCGATTCCGGGTGCGGAGCGGGCACGGGTGGCGGATCTGCGCCGCCGGTGA
- the mmpB gene encoding morphogenic membrane protein MmpB, which produces MLWSDPENEPPKELRDTQEMLRRLSIFLALAMVLAMIVIGLG; this is translated from the coding sequence ATGCTGTGGTCCGACCCCGAGAACGAACCTCCCAAGGAACTGCGCGACACGCAGGAGATGCTTCGGCGTCTGAGCATCTTCCTGGCGCTGGCCATGGTGCTCGCGATGATTGTGATCGGACTAGGCTGA
- a CDS encoding nucleoside triphosphate pyrophosphatase, which translates to MTDQPRRRLVLASQSPARLNLLRQAGLTPEVLVSGVDEDAVTAPTPAELALALAEAKASVVAAKPEVKGALVIGCDSVLDLDGQALGKPADAEEATARWKSMRGRAGTLQTGHCVYNTTSGRYVSGVASTVVRFGEPTDDEIAAYVASGEPLYVAGAFTLDGRSAPFIEGIDGDHGNVIGLSLPLLRRLLAELGVGITELWAPAAT; encoded by the coding sequence ATGACCGACCAGCCGCGCCGACGACTCGTCCTGGCCTCCCAGTCACCCGCTCGCCTGAACCTGCTGCGGCAGGCCGGCCTCACCCCCGAGGTACTCGTGAGCGGGGTCGACGAGGACGCCGTCACCGCCCCCACCCCCGCCGAGCTCGCGCTCGCCCTCGCCGAGGCGAAGGCCTCCGTCGTGGCCGCGAAGCCCGAGGTCAAGGGTGCGCTGGTGATCGGCTGCGACTCGGTGCTCGACCTGGACGGCCAGGCACTGGGCAAGCCGGCCGACGCCGAGGAGGCGACGGCCCGCTGGAAGTCCATGCGCGGGCGCGCGGGCACCTTGCAGACCGGCCACTGCGTCTACAACACGACGAGCGGCCGGTATGTCTCCGGCGTCGCCTCGACCGTCGTCCGCTTCGGCGAGCCGACCGACGACGAGATCGCCGCATACGTCGCCTCCGGCGAACCCCTCTACGTCGCGGGGGCGTTCACCCTGGACGGCCGCTCGGCCCCGTTCATCGAGGGCATCGACGGCGACCACGGCAATGTGATCGGCCTCAGCCTCCCGCTGCTGCGCCGGCTGCTGGCCGAGCTCGGCGTCGGCATCACGGAGTTGTGGGCGCCGGCGGCGACGTGA
- a CDS encoding adenylate/guanylate cyclase domain-containing protein, with protein MTADDTGSGADATPHPLAVRLEQLILGAERRYTPFQAARTAGVSMELATRFWRAMGFADVGQAKAFTEADVLALRRLAGLVEAGLLSEAMAVQVARSTGQTTARLAEWQIDSFLEGLTDPPEPGMTRTEVTYPIIELLLPELEEFLVYVWRRQLSASAGRVVQAADDEEMVDRRLCVGFADLVGFTRLTRRMEEEELGELVEAFETTAADLVAARGGRLIKTLGDEVLYAADDAAVAAEIALRLIETMANDETMPELRVGIAFGTVTTRMGDVFGTTVNLASRLTSIAPRDAVLVDSAFAEELIRSGEAPASEAEAAEAAATAEKEGEEPPTYRFALQPMWQRPVRGLGVVEPWLLTRRDGTPS; from the coding sequence GTGACCGCAGACGACACGGGCTCCGGCGCGGACGCGACCCCGCACCCGCTCGCCGTGCGTCTCGAGCAGCTCATCCTCGGCGCAGAGCGGCGTTACACCCCTTTTCAGGCGGCTCGCACCGCCGGTGTCTCCATGGAGCTGGCCACCCGCTTCTGGCGGGCGATGGGCTTCGCCGACGTCGGGCAGGCCAAGGCCTTCACCGAGGCGGACGTCCTCGCGCTGCGCCGGCTCGCCGGTCTCGTCGAGGCGGGGCTGCTGAGCGAGGCCATGGCCGTGCAGGTGGCACGGTCCACCGGGCAGACCACCGCCCGGCTCGCCGAGTGGCAGATCGACTCCTTCCTGGAGGGCCTGACAGACCCCCCGGAGCCGGGCATGACCCGCACCGAGGTGACGTACCCGATCATCGAGCTGCTCCTGCCCGAGCTGGAGGAGTTCCTCGTCTACGTCTGGCGCCGCCAGCTCTCCGCCTCGGCGGGGCGGGTCGTGCAGGCCGCCGACGACGAGGAGATGGTCGACCGGCGGCTGTGTGTGGGCTTCGCCGACCTCGTCGGGTTCACGCGGCTGACCCGCCGTATGGAGGAGGAGGAGCTCGGCGAACTCGTCGAGGCCTTCGAGACCACCGCCGCCGACCTCGTCGCCGCGCGCGGCGGGCGGCTCATCAAGACACTCGGTGACGAGGTGCTGTACGCGGCCGACGACGCGGCGGTGGCCGCCGAGATCGCCCTGCGGCTGATCGAGACCATGGCGAACGACGAGACCATGCCCGAGCTGCGCGTCGGCATCGCCTTCGGCACGGTGACCACCCGTATGGGCGATGTCTTCGGTACGACGGTGAACCTCGCCTCCCGGCTGACCTCGATAGCTCCCCGCGACGCCGTTCTCGTCGACAGCGCCTTCGCGGAGGAGCTGATCCGTTCCGGCGAGGCGCCCGCCTCCGAGGCCGAGGCGGCCGAGGCCGCGGCCACCGCCGAGAAGGAGGGCGAGGAGCCGCCGACGTACCGCTTCGCGCTCCAGCCGATGTGGCAGCGGCCGGTGCGTGGACTCGGCGTCGTCGAGCCCTGGCTGCTGACCCGCAGGGACGGGACCCCCTCCTAG
- a CDS encoding NAD(P)H-quinone dehydrogenase: MEYVTRIVIIGGGPGGYEAALVAAQLGAEVTVVDCDGLGGASVLTDCVPSKTLIATAEVMTTFDSSYEELGIIVADDTPPLEQAARVVGVDLGKVNRRVKRLALAQSHDITASVTRAGARVLRGRGRLEGMQALDGSRKVVVRAADGSEETLVADAVLIATGGHPRELPDAQPDGERILNWTQVYDLTELPEELIVVGSGVTGAEFAGAYQALGSKVTLVSSRDRVLPGEDPDAAAVLEDVFRRRGMNVMGRTRAQSAKRVGDRVEVTLADGRVISGSHCLMAVGAIPNSAGMGLEEAGVRLRESGHIWTDKVSRTSAPGVYAAGDVTGVFALASVAAMQGRIAMYHFLGDAVAPLNLKTVSSNVFTDPEIATVGYSQADVDGGKIDARSVKLPLLRNPRAKMQGIRDGFVKIFCRPGTGIVVGGVVVAPRASELIHPISIAVDNNLTVEQIANAFTVYPSLSGSIAEVARQLHTRKETGGA; this comes from the coding sequence ATGGAGTACGTGACTCGGATCGTGATCATCGGTGGCGGACCCGGCGGATACGAGGCGGCCCTGGTGGCCGCCCAACTCGGCGCGGAGGTGACCGTCGTCGACTGCGACGGTCTGGGCGGAGCGTCGGTGCTGACCGACTGCGTGCCGTCGAAGACCCTTATCGCTACGGCCGAGGTCATGACGACCTTCGATTCGTCGTACGAGGAACTGGGGATCATCGTCGCCGACGACACCCCACCACTCGAACAGGCCGCCCGGGTGGTGGGCGTCGACCTGGGGAAGGTCAACCGGCGTGTGAAGCGGCTCGCCCTCGCCCAGTCGCACGACATCACCGCCTCCGTGACGCGTGCCGGTGCCCGGGTGCTGCGCGGGCGCGGGCGCCTCGAGGGCATGCAGGCCCTCGACGGGTCGCGGAAGGTCGTGGTGCGGGCCGCCGACGGGAGCGAGGAGACGCTCGTCGCCGACGCCGTGCTCATCGCCACCGGTGGGCATCCCCGTGAGCTGCCCGACGCCCAGCCCGACGGCGAGCGCATCCTCAACTGGACCCAGGTCTACGACCTCACCGAGCTGCCGGAAGAGCTCATCGTCGTCGGTTCCGGTGTCACCGGTGCCGAGTTCGCCGGCGCCTATCAGGCGCTCGGCTCCAAGGTGACGCTGGTGTCCTCGCGGGATCGGGTGCTGCCCGGGGAGGACCCGGACGCGGCCGCGGTCCTCGAGGACGTCTTCCGGCGGCGCGGCATGAACGTCATGGGGCGTACCCGTGCCCAGTCCGCCAAGCGGGTCGGGGACCGGGTCGAGGTCACGCTGGCGGACGGGCGGGTCATCAGCGGGTCGCACTGTCTGATGGCCGTGGGTGCCATTCCGAACAGCGCCGGGATGGGGCTGGAGGAAGCGGGCGTCAGGCTGCGCGAGTCCGGGCACATCTGGACCGACAAGGTGTCCAGGACCTCGGCTCCCGGTGTGTACGCCGCCGGTGACGTGACCGGCGTGTTCGCGCTGGCGTCCGTGGCCGCCATGCAGGGGCGGATCGCCATGTACCACTTCCTCGGTGACGCGGTGGCCCCGCTGAACCTGAAGACGGTCTCGTCGAACGTCTTCACCGACCCGGAGATCGCCACCGTCGGCTACTCGCAGGCGGATGTGGACGGCGGCAAGATCGACGCCCGGTCCGTGAAGCTCCCGCTGCTGCGCAACCCGCGCGCGAAGATGCAGGGCATCCGCGACGGCTTCGTCAAGATCTTCTGCCGGCCGGGAACCGGGATCGTCGTCGGCGGTGTCGTCGTCGCGCCCCGCGCCTCGGAACTGATCCATCCCATCTCGATCGCGGTCGACAACAATCTGACGGTCGAACAGATCGCGAACGCTTTCACCGTTTACCCCTCCCTTTCGGGGTCGATCGCCGAGGTGGCACGGCAGTTGCACACGCGCAAGGAGACCGGGGGAGCCTGA
- a CDS encoding biotin--[acetyl-CoA-carboxylase] ligase, with the protein MTPRDVSGDDSRWSDLDRPPLNAAALRRGLVREGGLWSGIEVVAGTGSTNSDLVARAAAGKAAEGAVLVAEEQTAGRGRLDRQWTAPPRSGLFFSVLLTPGDVPVARWGWLPLLTGVAVATGLSRAAGVDTALKWPNDLLVTVGGEERKAGGILAERAGEGGVVVGVGINVTLREDELPVPTAGSLVLAGAVSTDRDPLLRAVLRSLEEWYDRWRAAAGDPAVSGLQETYAAGCATLGRTVRAELPGDRSPVGEAVAVDGDGRLVIATEEGVQEPVGAGDIVHLRPA; encoded by the coding sequence ATGACGCCGCGAGATGTTTCAGGAGACGACAGCCGTTGGTCGGACCTCGACCGGCCGCCCCTCAACGCGGCCGCGCTGCGCCGCGGGCTGGTGCGGGAGGGCGGGCTGTGGTCCGGGATCGAGGTGGTGGCCGGCACCGGCTCCACCAACTCCGACCTGGTCGCCCGTGCCGCCGCGGGCAAGGCGGCCGAGGGCGCGGTCCTCGTCGCCGAGGAGCAGACCGCGGGCCGGGGCCGCCTGGACCGGCAGTGGACCGCGCCGCCGAGGTCGGGGCTGTTCTTCTCCGTTCTGCTGACGCCCGGGGACGTGCCGGTGGCCCGCTGGGGCTGGCTGCCGCTGCTGACGGGGGTGGCGGTGGCGACCGGCCTGTCGAGGGCGGCGGGCGTGGACACGGCCCTCAAGTGGCCCAACGACCTCCTGGTGACCGTGGGCGGCGAGGAACGCAAGGCCGGCGGGATCCTCGCCGAACGGGCGGGCGAGGGCGGCGTCGTCGTGGGCGTCGGCATCAACGTCACCCTCCGGGAGGACGAGCTGCCGGTACCGACGGCGGGTTCGCTGGTGCTGGCCGGGGCGGTGAGCACGGACCGGGACCCCCTGCTGCGGGCCGTTCTGCGCTCCCTGGAGGAGTGGTACGACCGCTGGCGCGCGGCGGCGGGCGATCCGGCGGTGAGCGGCCTCCAGGAGACGTATGCGGCGGGGTGCGCGACGCTGGGACGTACAGTGCGGGCCGAGCTGCCAGGAGATCGTTCGCCCGTGGGGGAGGCGGTGGCGGTGGATGGCGACGGCCGCTTGGTGATCGCGACGGAGGAAGGGGTGCAGGAGCCGGTCGGGGCAGGAGACATCGTGCACTTGCGACCGGCGTAG
- a CDS encoding acyl-CoA carboxylase subunit beta, protein MSEPEATDIHTTAGKLADLQRRIDEATHAGSARAVEKQHAKGKLTARERIELLLDEGSFVELDEFARHRSTNFGLENNRPYGDGVVTGYGTVDGRPVAVFSQDFTVFGGALGEVYGQKIVKVMDFALKTGCPVIGINDSGGARIQEGVASLGAYGEIFRRNTHASGVIPQISLVVGPCAGGAVYSPAITDFTVMVDQTSHMFITGPDVIKTVTGEDVGFEELGGARTHNSVSGVAHHMAGDEKDAIEYVKQLLSYLPSNNLSEPPVYPEEADLAITDEDRELDTLVPDSANQPYDMHTVIEHILDDAEFFETQPLYAPNILTGYGRVEGHPVGIVANQPMQFAGCLDITASEKAARFVRTCDAFNIPVITFVDVPGFLPGVDQEHDGIIRRGAKLIYAYAEATVPLITVITRKAFGGAYDVMGSKHLGADLNLAWPTAQIAVMGAQGAVNILHRRTIAEAEAAGELEATRARLIQEYEDALLNPYIAAERGYIDSVIMPSDTRRHVVRGLRQLRTKRESLPPKKHGNIPL, encoded by the coding sequence ATGTCCGAGCCGGAAGCGACCGACATTCACACCACCGCGGGCAAGCTCGCGGATCTCCAGCGTCGTATTGACGAGGCGACGCACGCCGGCTCCGCACGCGCCGTCGAGAAGCAGCACGCCAAGGGCAAGCTGACGGCCCGTGAGCGCATCGAGCTCCTCCTCGACGAGGGTTCCTTCGTCGAGTTGGACGAGTTCGCCCGGCACCGCTCCACCAACTTCGGCCTGGAGAACAACCGCCCCTACGGCGACGGTGTCGTCACCGGCTACGGCACGGTCGACGGCCGCCCCGTCGCCGTGTTCTCCCAGGACTTCACCGTCTTCGGCGGCGCCCTGGGCGAGGTCTACGGCCAGAAGATCGTCAAGGTGATGGACTTCGCGCTGAAGACCGGCTGTCCGGTCATCGGCATCAACGACTCCGGCGGCGCCCGGATCCAGGAGGGAGTGGCCTCCCTCGGTGCCTACGGCGAGATCTTCCGCCGCAACACCCACGCGAGCGGTGTCATCCCGCAGATCAGCCTGGTCGTCGGTCCCTGCGCCGGCGGAGCCGTGTACTCCCCGGCGATCACCGACTTCACGGTCATGGTCGACCAGACCTCGCACATGTTCATCACCGGCCCCGACGTCATCAAGACGGTCACCGGTGAGGACGTCGGCTTCGAGGAGCTGGGCGGCGCCCGCACCCACAACTCGGTGTCCGGCGTGGCCCATCACATGGCCGGGGACGAGAAGGACGCCATCGAGTACGTCAAGCAGCTGCTGTCGTACCTGCCGTCCAACAACCTCTCCGAGCCGCCGGTCTACCCGGAGGAGGCGGACCTCGCGATCACCGACGAGGACCGCGAGCTGGACACGCTCGTCCCGGACAGCGCGAACCAGCCGTACGACATGCACACGGTCATCGAACACATCCTCGACGACGCCGAGTTCTTCGAGACGCAGCCGCTGTACGCGCCGAACATCCTCACCGGCTACGGCCGGGTCGAGGGCCACCCGGTCGGCATCGTGGCCAACCAGCCGATGCAGTTCGCCGGCTGCCTCGACATCACCGCGTCCGAGAAGGCGGCCCGCTTCGTCCGCACCTGCGACGCCTTCAACATCCCGGTGATCACCTTCGTCGACGTGCCGGGCTTCCTCCCCGGCGTCGACCAGGAGCACGACGGCATCATCCGCCGCGGCGCCAAGCTGATCTACGCCTACGCCGAGGCCACGGTTCCTCTGATCACGGTGATCACCCGCAAGGCCTTCGGCGGCGCCTACGACGTCATGGGCTCCAAGCACCTCGGCGCGGACCTCAACCTCGCCTGGCCGACCGCCCAGATCGCCGTGATGGGCGCCCAGGGCGCGGTCAACATCCTGCACCGCCGCACGATCGCGGAGGCGGAGGCGGCAGGAGAGCTGGAGGCGACCCGCGCCCGCCTGATCCAGGAGTACGAGGACGCCCTCCTCAACCCCTACATCGCGGCCGAGCGCGGCTACATCGACTCCGTGATCATGCCGTCGGACACCCGCCGCCACGTGGTCCGGGGCCTGCGCCAGCTGCGCACCAAGCGCGAGTCCCTGCCCCCCAAGAAGCACGGCAACATCCCCCTCTAG